ATAATAAGAAGTGGTACGATTAATATAAATTAAGAAAGTAAAGGAGGAACAAGAGTGACTTTTAAAGCAGTTCTATTGGGGATAGTAGCTGGGTATGGTATCTTAGATACCAGATTATTGGGAATCTCTATGAGTGATAGACCATTGGTTATGTGTACATTAAGTGGTATTATACTCGGTGATGTCCAAGCGGGATTAAAAATTGGAGCTTCATTAGAATTAATATTTCTGGGGGTAGTAAATATTGGAGCTGCTCCTCCACCAAATATAATTACTGGATCTGTATTAGCAACATCCTTTGCTATAATTTCAGGAAAGGGACCCGAGACAGCTTTAGCTCTTGCTATGCCTATTTCAATTTTAGCTCAGCAAATTGGTATTGGAATCCGTATACTAAACGCATCTATAGTTGAAAAAGCAGAAAAAACTGTAAAAAAGACAGGTAATTTAAAAGCAATAGGATTTTATCATTTAGTACCAACTACTATATTATTCTTTTTAAGCGGATTTCTTCCTGTATTCTTAGGAGTAGCTTTTGGAACTGATATTGTTAAAAATATTTTAAACTCTATTCCTGAGGTAATTCTTTCTGGATTAACCACAGCTGGTCATATAATGCCTGCCTTTGGATTTGCTATGTTACTAAGTATGATGATCAGCAAAAAATTAACTCCTTTTTTCTTATTAGGTTTTCTAATGTCTGCTTATGCAAATTTAAGTATAATTCCAGTTGCTTTATTTGGATGTGTATTAGCCTTTATAATTAATCAATTAATTGATCAAATGGACAAAAAAATGGATGAAGGAAAGGAGGTTATCTAGTATGGAAAACGAAGGAATAATAGATAGTAACGAATTTGATGGAAAAATCACTAGAAAAGATTTAAGAAAAGTTTTTTGGAGATCTCTTACAATGCAAGCCTCTTGGAACTTTGCAAAACAAATGAGTCTAGCTTATTGTTTTTGTATATTACCAATACTCAAAAAAGTATATGAAACTGATGAAGAAGTTCAAAGCGCAGTTAAACGTCATTTTGAATTCTTTAATGCTACTCCAGCAATGACTACTTTTATATTAGGTATTTCAGCAGCAATGGAAGAACAAAATAGCGAAAATGAAGATTTTAATGAAAAATCAATAAATTCAATTAAAGTTGCTTTAATGGGACCTTTATCCGGAATCGGAGATTCGTTTTTTTGGGGAACATTTAAAGTTATAGCTGCAGGTTTGGGGATTCAATTTGCAAAACAAGGAAGTATTCTCGGGCCAATTGTAGCACTAGTAACTTATAATATTCCCCATTTTGTTACTCAGTATTATGGTACTTTTATTGGATATAAAGCAGGAACCAAATATCTTAAAAAAATATTAAATGAAGGACTAATGGACAGAATAACTTATATTGCTTCTATAGTAGGACTTATGGTAGTTGGTTCTATGGTTGCTAATATGATCGACATAACCACACCTTTAGTAATAAATACAGGTGAATCATCAATTAATGTCCAAGCAGAAGTATTTGATAAAATATTACCAAGTGCATTGCCTTTAATTTCAACAGTAGCAATGTATAAATTTATTAAAAAAGGCTATAAAACAAACTACATATTATTAGGAACAATTACCTTTGGCGTAATTGCTGGTGCAATAGGATTACTACAGTAGAATTATTATAAGAAAATTATAGCCCTGATCACTTCTAAAAGTGTAAATGGGCTATTTTTTCTATTTACTTTCATAATTAATATAGGAAAATATATCTTTAGCTTGTTATCTAACAATATAAAATAATAATTTTGAAACTGTCTATCCTTTGTCATACCTGACATTATTTTTTCCCCTTCATTTATCTTTCCTTCTAGCTCCCTCTTAAAACTGCTAATAGCTTATATTACAACAAATGATATATACTTTAGATTCTGCACATTTTTTTACTAAAATTCATAATATATAAGTAACTTTTGAATGTTAGCTTAAGCTAACATAATTAATTTAAGCTAAGTCTAAATAAAAAGGGGGAAACAAGTATGAAATTAACTGACATATCAATAGGCAAAAGTGGTAAAGTAACACGTCTTAATTGCCAAGGAAAAAAAAGAAGAAGATTATTAGATTTAGGGTTAATCCCAGGAACTACAATAAGGGCTAAACAAAAAAGTCCATCTGGTGATCCAATTGCTTTTGAAATCAGAGGAGCTACAATAGCTTTAAGAAGCGAAGAAACAAATATGGTTATTGTAGAAGAAATAGAAAAAAATAAAAAAGTTAGTTGAGAAAGGAGGACAAAAATGAAATTAACAACTAATTTAAATGAAATTAATCTATTGCGAAAGTCATTTAATATTAATTTTAAAAAAGAAAATCCAGTTATTGCTTTAGCAGGAAATCCCAATACCGGTAAGAGTACTGTTTTTAATGGCTTGACAGGTTTAAAACAAGATACCGGTAACTGGCCTGGTAAAACAGTGACACAAGCACAAGGTTATTATACTTATCAAAATAAAGAGTATACTTTAGTTGATTTACCTGGTACTTATTCTTTATTAGCTAATTCTACTGATGAACAGGTAGCTAGAGATTTTATCTGTTTTGCAAAACCAGATACAACTATTGTAGTTGTTGATGCAACTAAATTGGAGCGTAATCTTAATTTAGTCCTACAAATAATGGAGCTTACTGACAATGTAGTAGTCTGTTTGAATTTAATGGATGAAGCAAAACGTAAAAACATCGAGATCAACGTAGAAAACTTAAGTAAAGAATTACAAATTCCTATAATTCCTACTGTTGCTCCAAAGAAGATTGGTTTAGAAAAACTTAAAGATAGAATAGCTGATATTGTAACTGGAAAAATTAAAGTAACTCCAAAACAAATTAAATATTCTCCGCAAGTAGAAAAGGCAATAGAAAAAATTCTACCAGATTTAGAATCTATCTTGCCTGATTATATAAATTCTCGTTGGGTTGCTTTACAACTAATTGAAGGTGATGACAGCATTCTTGAATCAATGCAGACTTATTATCCTGATCAGATAGTAAAAGAAATTACAATTAATTTAAAAAGTGAGGTGAATACAAGTGAAGCCTTCTAAGTCAAATCAATTTAATTCAATTACCAAAAAAGTAAATCAACTATTTAGCACAGAAGAAAGAGAAGAATTAAGTAATCAAATAGTAAAAGACATTTATACTAAAGCTGAAAAAATAGCAAATAACAATATAAAAACTAAAAAAAGAACAACATCTAATTGGGAAGAAAAATTGGATAAAATCTTGACTTCAAAATGGTTTGGCTTTCCAATTATGTTACTTATGCTAGGAGGAGTTTTTTGGCTAACTCTCGTTGGTGCTAATTATCCAGCCCAAATGTTAAACAAAGCTTTATTTTCAATTGAAGGATCCTTAAGTAATTTAATTATGTCTTTAGGTGCTCCTAAGTGGTTACATGGATTATTAATTGACGGTATCTATCGTACAATAGCTTGGGTTATATCAGTTATGTTTCCACCCATGGCAATATTTTTTCCATTATTCACATTATTAGAAGATCTAGGTTATCTACCTCGAGTAGCTTTTAATTTAGATAATTTCTTTAAGAAAGTAGGAGCCCATGGTAAGCAAGCTTTAACTATGAGTATGGGATTTGGCTGTAATGCTGCAGGAGTAATTGCTTCTAGAGTCATCGATTCACCAAGAGAAAAGTTAATAGCTATTTTAACTAATAATTTTGTTCCTTGTAATGGACGATTTCCAACTTTAATTATTCTTTCTAGTCTTTTTATGACTGGAATTACTGGCGGAATATATAGTTCCTTTGTAGCAGCAGGTATAGTAGTAGGAATAGTCTTATTTGGCATTATAATGACATTTGTGGTTTCCTGGGGGCTTTCCAAAACCATTTTAAAGGGAAAATCATCATCTTTTACCTTAGAGTTACCTCCATTCAGGAAACCACAACTAGGTCAAGTTTTAGTTAGATCCTTTATAGATAGAACATTATTTGTTTTAGGGCGAGCAATTATGGTAGCAACTCCAGCTGGAGTTATTGTTTGGATATTAGCAAATACTACTATTAATGAAACCAGCATTATTACTCATCTAGCCAATTGGCTAGATCCTTTTGCCGCTCTATTAGGTATGGATGGATTTATTCTGTTGGCTTTCTTCTTAGGATTACCAGCTAATGAAATTGTATTACCAGTATTATTGATGAGTTATTTGTCAGCTGGAACCATGATAGAACCTGGAAGTATGGAAAGCTTTAAAAATATCCTAGTCAATCACGGCTGGACCTGGGTAACTGCATTGTCAACAATGTTATTTTCTCTCTTACATTTTCCTTGTGGGACTACATTATTAACAATTAAAAAGGAGACTGATAGTCTTAAATGGACTATCTTTGCTGGAGTACTGACCTTAGGCATAGCAATTGTAGTTACTTTTATAGTTAACCAAGTGATTCATATCTTTTTACAAGTAAGCTAAAATCATCCTGGGAGTTATCCTGGGATGATTTTGCTTCCATAAACTTATCTTGAAAATCAAAAAATCCTTGTTGGTACTCTGGATGTTGTTTGAAAAATTCAACTAAACAGGTGATAGCATCAACTGTTTCCTGAGATAGATAATGTTCCATAGCTTCTGCTTCTTTATGTTTATCACAGTTGCTGCCAATGACACTAAGGAAATCTCTTAAAAGTTTATTTCTAGTAACTAAAAAATTACCAACTTCCTTGCCCTTTTCTGTTAATTGAATATTTTTATAGCGTTGATAATCTAAATATCCTTTTTCACTTAATTTCTTAACGGCTTTAGTTACTGATGGAAGGGAAACATCTAACTTATCAGCGATATCAGTAGTTCTCACATAACCTTGTTGATCTAAAAAGCGATAAATTTCTTCTAAATAATCTTCTAAACTTGGTGACAACATATTTTTCTCTCCTAATTCATCTTTATTATAAAATTATATGTTCTTTAAAATTTATTTAGAAGCAAACACTAGAAAGTTAATTAAAAGATAATATTTAAATCATTTCGAAAAAAGATTAACTCTAACTTATCAATCAACCCAAGAGTAAAAGAGTATTTATATAAAAGAGTAAATATTCTTTAGAGTAAAAGAATAAAACAATAAAAAGAAGGAGTAAAGAAATATATCTAGAAA
The window above is part of the Sporohalobacter salinus genome. Proteins encoded here:
- a CDS encoding PTS sugar transporter subunit IIC translates to MTFKAVLLGIVAGYGILDTRLLGISMSDRPLVMCTLSGIILGDVQAGLKIGASLELIFLGVVNIGAAPPPNIITGSVLATSFAIISGKGPETALALAMPISILAQQIGIGIRILNASIVEKAEKTVKKTGNLKAIGFYHLVPTTILFFLSGFLPVFLGVAFGTDIVKNILNSIPEVILSGLTTAGHIMPAFGFAMLLSMMISKKLTPFFLLGFLMSAYANLSIIPVALFGCVLAFIINQLIDQMDKKMDEGKEVI
- a CDS encoding PTS system mannose/fructose/sorbose family transporter subunit IID → MENEGIIDSNEFDGKITRKDLRKVFWRSLTMQASWNFAKQMSLAYCFCILPILKKVYETDEEVQSAVKRHFEFFNATPAMTTFILGISAAMEEQNSENEDFNEKSINSIKVALMGPLSGIGDSFFWGTFKVIAAGLGIQFAKQGSILGPIVALVTYNIPHFVTQYYGTFIGYKAGTKYLKKILNEGLMDRITYIASIVGLMVVGSMVANMIDITTPLVINTGESSINVQAEVFDKILPSALPLISTVAMYKFIKKGYKTNYILLGTITFGVIAGAIGLLQ
- a CDS encoding FeoA family protein, with the protein product MKLTDISIGKSGKVTRLNCQGKKRRRLLDLGLIPGTTIRAKQKSPSGDPIAFEIRGATIALRSEETNMVIVEEIEKNKKVS
- a CDS encoding FeoB small GTPase domain-containing protein, whose product is MKLTTNLNEINLLRKSFNINFKKENPVIALAGNPNTGKSTVFNGLTGLKQDTGNWPGKTVTQAQGYYTYQNKEYTLVDLPGTYSLLANSTDEQVARDFICFAKPDTTIVVVDATKLERNLNLVLQIMELTDNVVVCLNLMDEAKRKNIEINVENLSKELQIPIIPTVAPKKIGLEKLKDRIADIVTGKIKVTPKQIKYSPQVEKAIEKILPDLESILPDYINSRWVALQLIEGDDSILESMQTYYPDQIVKEITINLKSEVNTSEAF
- a CDS encoding ferrous iron transporter B, giving the protein MKPSKSNQFNSITKKVNQLFSTEEREELSNQIVKDIYTKAEKIANNNIKTKKRTTSNWEEKLDKILTSKWFGFPIMLLMLGGVFWLTLVGANYPAQMLNKALFSIEGSLSNLIMSLGAPKWLHGLLIDGIYRTIAWVISVMFPPMAIFFPLFTLLEDLGYLPRVAFNLDNFFKKVGAHGKQALTMSMGFGCNAAGVIASRVIDSPREKLIAILTNNFVPCNGRFPTLIILSSLFMTGITGGIYSSFVAAGIVVGIVLFGIIMTFVVSWGLSKTILKGKSSSFTLELPPFRKPQLGQVLVRSFIDRTLFVLGRAIMVATPAGVIVWILANTTINETSIITHLANWLDPFAALLGMDGFILLAFFLGLPANEIVLPVLLMSYLSAGTMIEPGSMESFKNILVNHGWTWVTALSTMLFSLLHFPCGTTLLTIKKETDSLKWTIFAGVLTLGIAIVVTFIVNQVIHIFLQVS
- the mntR gene encoding transcriptional regulator MntR, whose translation is MLSPSLEDYLEEIYRFLDQQGYVRTTDIADKLDVSLPSVTKAVKKLSEKGYLDYQRYKNIQLTEKGKEVGNFLVTRNKLLRDFLSVIGSNCDKHKEAEAMEHYLSQETVDAITCLVEFFKQHPEYQQGFFDFQDKFMEAKSSQDNSQDDFSLLVKRYESLG